From Elaeis guineensis isolate ETL-2024a chromosome 16, EG11, whole genome shotgun sequence, a single genomic window includes:
- the LOC105032923 gene encoding rab GTPase-activating protein 22 isoform X2 codes for MDKMIGSGKIITTPVITEDGQPIEDPTSDGTASQEKVQSHDADFPVQNNVIEDKEVIQWKLTLHQIGLDVARTDRALVYYESPANQAKLWDMLAVYSWLDKDIGYCQGMSDLCSPISILLENEADGFWCFERLMRKLRGNFKCTSSSIGVRSQLTMLSSIIKAIDPKLHEHIENLDGGEYLFAFRMLMVLFRREFSFVDALYLWELIWSMEYNPNLFSMYESDASSEKSLAAVGDDNLLHYGKFERKNVQAGHKDPQATLSVFLVASVLEAKNRRLLKEAKGLDDVVKILNDITGKLDAKKACNEALKLHKKYLSKTKTS; via the exons ATGGATAAGATGATCGGCAGTGGCAAGATAATCACAACACCTGTAATTACAGAAGATGGTCAGCCTATTGAGGACCCTACAAGTGATGGTACTGCTTCACAAGAGAAAGTGCAATCCCATGATGCAGATTTTCCAGTACAAAATAATGTGATTGAGGACAAAGAGGTCATTCAGTGGAAGCTTACCTTACATCAAATTG gtTTGGATGTAGCACGTACAGACCGGGCTCTTGTTTATTATGAAAGCCCAGCAAACCAAGCAAAGCTTTGGGACATGCTTGCAGTTTATTCATGGTTAGACAAGGACATCGGTTACTGCCAGG GAATGAGTGACCTGTGTTCACCAATATCGATCCTTCTTGAAAATGAAGCAGATGGTTTTTGGTGCTTTGAACGTCTAATGCGGAAACTG CGAGGTAATTTCAAATGCACGAGTAGTTCAATTGGAGTACGGTCTCAATTGACTATGTTGTCATCTATCATAAAAGCTATCGATCCAAAGCTCCATGAACACATAG AAAATCTGGATGGAGGGGAGTATTTGTTTGCCTTCCGTATGTTGATGGTCCTTTTTCGCAGAGAGTTCTCATTCGTTGATGCATTGTACCTTTGGGAG CTTATTTGGTCTATGGAGTACAATCCCAACCTCTTCTCCATGTATGAGTCGGATGCTTCTTCTGAAAAAAGCCTAGCAGCGGTAGGAGATGATAATCTGCTGCATTACGGGAAGTTTGAGAGGAAGAATGTGCAGGCTGGTCATAAGGATCCACAGGCCACTCTTTCCGTCTTTCTTGTAGCCAGTGTTCTTGAGGCCAAAAACAGGCGATTGTTGAAGGAAGCCAAAGGTCTGGACGATGTTGtcaag ATCTTAAATGACATAACTGGAAAATTGGATGCAAAGAAGGCATGTAACGAGGCATTAAAGCTTCATAAAAAGTACTTGAGTAAG ACGAAGACATCATAG
- the LOC105032923 gene encoding rab GTPase-activating protein 22 isoform X1 yields MMMDCCTPIPEDWGEPDTFYPIRPECRNDVPASRFKPRPGKTLSARRWHASFSEEGILDIAKVLRRIQRGGVHPTIKGVVWEFLVGCYDPKSTFDERSQLREHRRQEYENLKSKCQEMDKMIGSGKIITTPVITEDGQPIEDPTSDGTASQEKVQSHDADFPVQNNVIEDKEVIQWKLTLHQIGLDVARTDRALVYYESPANQAKLWDMLAVYSWLDKDIGYCQGMSDLCSPISILLENEADGFWCFERLMRKLRGNFKCTSSSIGVRSQLTMLSSIIKAIDPKLHEHIENLDGGEYLFAFRMLMVLFRREFSFVDALYLWELIWSMEYNPNLFSMYESDASSEKSLAAVGDDNLLHYGKFERKNVQAGHKDPQATLSVFLVASVLEAKNRRLLKEAKGLDDVVKILNDITGKLDAKKACNEALKLHKKYLSKTKTS; encoded by the exons ATGATGATGGATTGCTGTACTCCAATTCCTGAAGATTGGGGGGAGCCGGATACTTTCTATCCGATCAGGCCGGAGTGTCGCAATGATGTCCCTGCTTCTCGATTCAAGCCCAGG CCAGGAAAAACTCTTAGTGCGAGACGATGGCATGCTTCGTTTTCTGAGGAAGGTATATTGGATATAGCTAAAGTGCTCAGACGAATACAGCGTGGA GGTGTTCATCCAACAATTAAAGGTGTTGTTTGGGAATTTTTAGTAGGGTGTTATGATCCAAAGAGTACTTTTGATGAACGTAGTCAACTAAGAGAACATCGGAG GCAAGAGTATGAAAATTTGAAGTCAAAATGCCAAGAAATGGATAAGATGATCGGCAGTGGCAAGATAATCACAACACCTGTAATTACAGAAGATGGTCAGCCTATTGAGGACCCTACAAGTGATGGTACTGCTTCACAAGAGAAAGTGCAATCCCATGATGCAGATTTTCCAGTACAAAATAATGTGATTGAGGACAAAGAGGTCATTCAGTGGAAGCTTACCTTACATCAAATTG gtTTGGATGTAGCACGTACAGACCGGGCTCTTGTTTATTATGAAAGCCCAGCAAACCAAGCAAAGCTTTGGGACATGCTTGCAGTTTATTCATGGTTAGACAAGGACATCGGTTACTGCCAGG GAATGAGTGACCTGTGTTCACCAATATCGATCCTTCTTGAAAATGAAGCAGATGGTTTTTGGTGCTTTGAACGTCTAATGCGGAAACTG CGAGGTAATTTCAAATGCACGAGTAGTTCAATTGGAGTACGGTCTCAATTGACTATGTTGTCATCTATCATAAAAGCTATCGATCCAAAGCTCCATGAACACATAG AAAATCTGGATGGAGGGGAGTATTTGTTTGCCTTCCGTATGTTGATGGTCCTTTTTCGCAGAGAGTTCTCATTCGTTGATGCATTGTACCTTTGGGAG CTTATTTGGTCTATGGAGTACAATCCCAACCTCTTCTCCATGTATGAGTCGGATGCTTCTTCTGAAAAAAGCCTAGCAGCGGTAGGAGATGATAATCTGCTGCATTACGGGAAGTTTGAGAGGAAGAATGTGCAGGCTGGTCATAAGGATCCACAGGCCACTCTTTCCGTCTTTCTTGTAGCCAGTGTTCTTGAGGCCAAAAACAGGCGATTGTTGAAGGAAGCCAAAGGTCTGGACGATGTTGtcaag ATCTTAAATGACATAACTGGAAAATTGGATGCAAAGAAGGCATGTAACGAGGCATTAAAGCTTCATAAAAAGTACTTGAGTAAG ACGAAGACATCATAG